Part of the Hevea brasiliensis isolate MT/VB/25A 57/8 chromosome 16, ASM3005281v1, whole genome shotgun sequence genome is shown below.
ATTTTTGCTGTAGGAGCAAAAGTCTCTTAATAATCTATGCCTTCAACTTGATTATTTCCCAATATCACTAATCGCACCTTGTATCGTTCAACACTTCCAtcagaattgtatttaattttatatatccacttgcttcctattgctttcttcccaaatggcagattttcaactgtccatgtaccattatcctccaaagcctgtatttcttttctcatagccgctctccaccgttcatccttaactgcttctgcataagagcttggttcatgtcctgtagtaatggctgccaaaaaacATCGGTGTTGTGCAGAGAATTTATCATAACCCACATAATGTGCTATAGAGTAAGTCGTACATGAGGAATCAGATTGGGAAGGTGAGCATACTGAGGGGCTTGTTTTGATGGCGTTTGTCACATAATCCTTCAAACGAACACTAGGTTGCTTGGCCCTTTGTCCCCTACCTAGTTGCTCTTCAACAACTTCACCTCTATCCACTCCCTCACTGTTTTCATAGATCAATTCTTCTCGTTTTAGGATTCACCTCACTTTCTCTACCCACACTTTCATCGTGCTCCTCCCTTGCTACGTCCTACTCCATTGCCACGCTTTTGACCACCTCCTCGTCCAGCAGAAGTTCTATGTGGTCTATTACCCCATCATTCTGGATAACCTATCAGCTGGAAATAACTTTCAGCATCATATCCCTCTCGGTTGCAATTAGAACAAATTGAGGATTTGTCTTTATCCCCCCATGAATTTCGACTTCCTGCTCGAATTGCAAAACTCATAGGATTGCCTCTTTCTTCCTTGGTTCATGTCATAGTTCGCACCCGCTCTTGTTGAACAACCATAGCATAGGCACGATTCAAATTAGGCAAAGGTTCAATGCTCAAAATATTAGAGCGCACTGTTCTGTATCCTTCTTCATCCAAGCCCATCAAAAACTGATGAACTCTCTCTTCTTCACGTTTTCTTTCCAATTCAATGGTAAGATTGCATCTACAGCCTACACAGATACACACTGGTATCTGATCATAGTTGTTTATTTCATCCCATAACGTTTTGAGTCTTTTGAAATAGGACACGATCAATTGACCTTGCTGCCTACAATTCGCCAGATCCGATCTCAGTTGCTGCATCCGTGGACCATTCCCAATCGAGAACCTCTGTTTAATATCCTGCCACAGATCCTTTACGTtctccatgtgagagatggtcGAGCGAAGCGTCGGTTCAATGGTGTTAAACACCCAAGAAACCAACATAGAGTTAACCGTCCATCAATCTTCGAGTTCCAGTGAGTCATCTCCTGGTTGCTTAACAGATCCATCAATAAAACCAAATTTCTTTTTGGCCCGCAATGCAGTCCTCATAGCTCGCGCCCATTCTTCGTAATTCTCGCCCTTCAACTGAACTTGGGTAATCAAGTTACCTGAGTTGTCATTCGAATTCAGTGTGTAAGAACTAGAAGTTTTCTTCCCTGATCcagaactctcatttttcttttcatcagccaTGGCTCTGATATCATGTAAAAaaactaagaaattttggaataagaattctgatgtttattgcctcagaaatcaaagatataaataaaaaattacagctaacaaatcgattcctaatcaagctaaactaccaaaattgtatcagaatcatataacaaaaggtaagaacagatatgcacacaaaaattcctaaataaaTACCCTAAATAAACGCAAAATAAGTGACAGTTAACAGCTGCCTTTCCAATAGatcacaaataaataaaatatttatgtaaTTTATCTCCTCACTTAAATTACATCAatatacatattattttttttattattgatcaAATTATATAAATGTACTTAAAGAGATATAAATCAAAATGGATGTGAAAATTAAAGTTGGGATGAAAATGGAAACAAATTGATGATCTGTCCCAACCCAACCCGACCCCATAAGGCAAAGGGAAAAGATGGATAAGGCCGCGGCTGCCTGTATTCAGATGATTGCTTTATGAGTCAATTGCAACTTTCAAGGCCAAATAATTGCCTGCAATTTAATTGATCAAAATTATgaggaaaaatttttaaaaatcttacTTTTAAAAACTTGGAATTGTACTAAACACAcattctaaattttaaaattaaaaaaaaaaaatctctaattaatttataaaacttTGGCTCAACCAAAAGATTTAGACTATTTTTGCAATCATAATTTTATAGACTGTATTTTAtataaaaggaaaaagagaagTAAATTCATGGTTTACAGCTAGTTCTACACaaatccaaatctcaacttctttTAAAAAAGGATCCATAAAATCAGAAGGAGAGAAAGAAATTATGGAACTAAACCCTTGATGTTGATGGTGTGAAAGTTACTCCTTGTGCTGATGATGATCCTTAAGAACCTTTCacttttcagttttgattatcaACCCAAACTTTGACTACTGTTTGGCTCCCATTAggaaatgaaaattattagaaataaattaaaaaaaaaagtttattaagTGCATGATATTCGTGACGTTACAAAGTGAATTTCTACAAGAAGAGTATAAGTTGCCTGATCAGCTACCATTATAAGTTGCCGTCAAGCTTTGAAAGTCCCTTTTTCGTCTTCACACGCTTCCTTTCCATTGCTTTCACATGTGTTTATATGACTTCGCTTGACTTGGCCTAGATTTGTGTCCCCATTTTCTTAATCCTCTTATTAAAAAACAAAAACCATATATGTAATTATCTCTACTCCTTATACAaatgattataattataaaaaaaaaaatctcacttAAAAAATTAGAATGGAAAACAGAATTAAACTGTAGTTCTTCATGCTCTCAATATTACAGAAAGGATGAACAAGTGGGCAGTGTTGCATTATCATTTCAATGATCCTTTTTGACTAAATAGTTGGtgtattttcacttttcaaccTCAATCTTCTTTTTACTATAGTAAAGTCCCATCAACAAAAGGGTtcgcaaaagaagaaatttggtcCCATTGACAAACCACAGAATCGTGGTTTAAGCTGATAATGGACTGTGAAAAAATGGAATTATTGATAATATTATTAGAAAAAGACAATTAAGAAGCAAGACTAGCATGATAACAAGTTGTAAATTTCTCTTCATCATTACAATTGTTTCACGCTAAATAATTTTGGATTTTGGATTGAGATCATACTGCATAAGCACGATGGgctaataagaaaataaaaatctaaGATAATAATGAAAGAAAGTAAGATCAAAAGATTTATAAGTCTTGGACATTAACATAGACGTTATTATTGTTGTTTAGCTTACTATGCTTTATATATGTGTGTGAGAGATTTTTCTGATTAGTAATTGTCATTGGATACCTTTCACTTTCAGCTAGCCCTTTAGCATTATAGTTCCTAATCTTGGGTGTATTATTATACCTATGCTAAGAATGAAATAAAAAGCTGGAGCAGTGACTTTAAGGCATCTTCCACAATTTGTTCTTTTTCAGTAAAAACATGATTCATTCACATCATACCAAAGCTTTAAAGAAGGAATTACGAATCAAAACTCATTTCTTGTGGTGGGGTTTCTCTTCTCTTCTCATCTCTTGATTGTGGGGGTGATGATGATTATGATAGTGATGTGTGCAAATGATTTGGCGTGTAGACTTCTGTGGATTGTGATTGCAGTGCGAAGTTGGAGTCTCCCATAGTCCCACCACTCATATATCTTTTACCACATACTTGTCCGTCTATTATAAGATGCCATTGACCACAATTGTGAAAACTGACTTAACTAGCATGCCAGATGAGAATTAATGCATCCAAATCATTGTTTATAATCTTCGTGTTTGTTCTTAAGTTGCTTCAAAATTAGGAGAATGATTGTCTCTTTCTCGtttatttgcatgcaatacagcTTCTTTAATTATCATTAGCACTCGAGGTCATTGGATTTTTTATAGCTAATATTCGCTAAATCTCTTtaaaaaatacccaaaatgagcTTTTAAATGTGGCCTATTAAATCTCTTAATTTACAGCTCCTTTAAATTGATGTGGCCTCGAGGATCCTTAACTGCTGGGCTTTTTGGTTGCTGATGTGGCCTCGAGGATCCTTAACTGCTGGGCTTTTTGGTTGCTAATGTGGCCTAATTTACGAATAGGTAGGCCTTACCGCTTTAGTCATAAATGGTTTAAAGAGGCCCACGCTTGCCTGACAACTTAGTCATCAGACGATCTGTCGTTTACCTTTCACTCAGAACCCAGAACTTGAGAAGGGAGAAGCATCCTTGTAACTAGTCATTTCAAGCTTGCAATTGGGATGCTGGTTGCTACAGTAACAGCCTTATTGAACAGCTGCCCGACTGCTAAGCAGGCAAAGCAAATCCATGCACAGATTATTGTTTGTGCTCTTAATAATCTTGAGCCTCTCTTGGTTCGACAAATCCTTCTCTCTGCTTCCACTTATTCTACAACTGTTGCTCAATATGTCCTCAAAATCCTTTACCATTTGCATTGTCCAGACGCCTTCTCATGGGGTTTCACTGTTAGATATTTCTCCCAGCAAGCCCAATTCAAGGAAGCCTTGTCCCTCTACTTTCAAATGTTTAAACAAGGACTTTGTCCAAGCACATTTGCTATATCGTCCGCTTTAAGGGCAAGTGCTAGGATTGTATGTAGGACTGAAGGAATATTAATTCATGCGCAAAGTTTTAAATATGGTTTCTGTGGTTGTGTTTATGTACAAACTGCCCTCGTAGATTTATATTCAAAATTGGGTGATATGAACACAGCACTGAAGGTATTTGATGAGATGCTGGTGAAGAATGTGGTTTCATGGAATTCAATTTTATCtgggtatttgaaattagggcaTTTAGCAGAGGCTCAGCGTGTGTTTAACCAGATACCAAGGAAAGATGTTGTGTCCTGGAATTCAATGTTAACAGGATGTGCAAAAAGTGGAGATATGGACCAGGCTTGCCTTTTGTTTGAACAGATGCCAGAGAGAAATTATGCTTCTTGGAATGCAATGATTAGTGGGTATGTGGACTGTGGGAAGATAGAATCAGCACAAAAGCTTTTTGCTGAAATGCCCCAAAGAAATAACGTTTCCTGGATTACAATGATTGCTGGGTACTCCAAATTCGGTTTTGTTGAATCTGCTTGGGAACTATTTAATCAGATGCCTGAAAAGGATCTTATCTCGTTTAATGCCATGATATCTTGCTTTGCTCAAAATAACCGGCCAACAGAGGCCCTTAAATTGTTCAATGAGATGCTTAAAGCTGATGTAAATATTCAACCAGATGAGATGACTTTAGTGAGTGTTGTGTCAGCTTGTTCACAACTGGGGGACGTGAGGTATGGATCATGGATCGAgtcatatataaaaaattttggaatcgaattTGATGATCATTTAGTCACTGCTTTAATTAACCTTTATGCAAAGTGTGGGAACATTGGTAAGGCGTATGAGCTATTTGATGGCCTTAAGAAAAAGGATGTGGTTGCTTACAGTGCAATGATCTTGGCATGTGGCATAAATGGGAAGGTTTATGATGCGGTTAACTTGTTTACTGCAATGGTGGATgctcaaatcgaaccaaatttaGCCACATTTAGTGGACTGTTGACTGCATATAACCATGCTGGTTTGGTTGAAGAGGGCTACCAGTGCTTTAACTCCATGATGGAACACCAGCTTGTCCCTTTACTTGATCATTATGCAATCATGGTTGATCTTTTAGGGAGGGCAGGAAGATTACAAGAGGCATATGAGCTTATAGAGAGTATGCCAATGCGGCCTTGTGCTGAGGTTTGGGGAGCTTTACTGCTTGCCTGCGAGGTACATAGCAATGTTGACTTTGGAGAGATTGCAGCTAAGCATTGCTTTGAGTTGGAGCCTACTACAACTGGTTATTATTCTCTTCTTGCAAACATTTATGCCTCTGTTGGGAGGTGGGATGATGCTAGGAAACTGAGAGAGGTGATTAAAGACAAGAAATTGGCCAAGATACCAGGGCGTAGTTGGACAGAAATAACTTAATTCTTTCACATTAGGACAACCATATGCGCTCCAAGAGCTTGAACATCACGGACTTCAACTTGGTTTTGCTTGTAAAATCTATACGAAACTTCGAGTTGGCATGTCTCTTGGCCAGTCACCAGAAAGGCATAGTGGGACCAAGACTGAGGATAAATATGTCAAGCAGAAAATGAATATATTCATTCCCTCTCTCATTGTCCGAACTCAAAATGGTTGCAGTGTTCTTATCAGCGGATCATACTCCATTTTTGGTGCAAATTCCATAGTTTGCATACTTAGTATGGTGCAAGCACCTGCCATCAATACCAGAAAAATATATACATGTACTAAAGCACTTTTTCACTGATTTCTTCTTATCAGAAGCTTGTAACCTGCATCCCATAACTAATATTTACATTCTATTTATTTGTGAAGTGCAATGAATTATACTATTAATACTATTTGCGCTGAATATATATTTCTTGCCAAGAAGGGAAATCATATTGTAACCTTCTTTTGTTTGTCTTTGGAAAATCATATCGTAACCTTCTTTTGTTTGTCTTTTGAAGAAGTTTGTCCCTTGCGTATCTTGAAAGGTTACTCAGAAGGAACGAAGTTTGGTTTTCAGTAGCTTAGAAGGGATTACCTTCCTTATTTTTAATTCTAAAGGAGGCCTGCTTAGACAATTGACTTTTGCATCGTCACAAGATACATACTCGAACTTTAATTTGCAAACAGATATCCATGAAACGAGTCGTTCCTTTCGTAGAGACTTACTGCCGTATCATGCGACATGGCATCTACCAtgatttgaaataaaaattatttcaatttgacattgatatatattaattgttataatttctaTTCAAGTATTATTTAATAATGGAAGAGCTGTTAAAGAGCAGAgctaatgaaatatatatatattttttaaattttagggAAATGAaatatttattctcatttttaatgtATTAAACTATTTTTATTGGCGAGTCCAAATTGACATTAGTAGTGTCAATTTAATTCATTACATCATCTATGATGGAGAAGAGGGTCAACTATCTAATTCAACATATCATTATGATATTAGAATATATTTGAGCCtattaaaatatatgaaattatttaTTAGAATGGAATTACAGAAGAAGATAGGTTACTCCTCTTTAACAAActctaagatttttttttattattattaatatgataattatatattaaaaaaatattttatttttaaaatgacATCATTATTTAGAATATATAAAAAAACACGGATACAGTTTTAATTTATCAACAATTAACATTTTTAGTGCAAttcttttttctctcatttttttttaatttttttgcttaTTTAAAAATTTCATCATTTATTGCATTTAAGTAAACAAagatattattaatatatatcctcttatcattatattttatatattaaaataaagtaataaattttgataattaattaaaattgaccaCAAAAGAAAAAGtcatagaaaaataaaattatcattttaaatttcaaattgatATTCATCAATATttttgaaaatgaaaaattttaaaaagtaaacttctatttattttagttaaattttataaaatattaaattttttaacaaaaatgaattcttgattttttatttaatttttacaaaataaactaaatttttttaagaaaaagaaagcaacaacttttataaaaataattttcgattttaattaattttttataaaattttataaataattataataaaatacttaattaaatagaatttaattacaaatcaaattaaaaaattttaatttatataaaatttaaaattaatttaaataataaaaatttaaaataaattaatatttaatagccaattaaattttatcttttattgtcatattaataaattatttttagcaAAGGCAGTATTCTCCTCTTTTCTCACATTTATATTTAgagtaaattataaattataaataagtaaatatattgtaaattatagatagattaataatttttttattttttatttattaattttttattttaattaattactttttataaaattttatatttaattaaaattaaataaaaataaaaataaaaattttaaatttatataaattttaaaattaaaatttttaaattatacaaattttaaaattaatttaaataataaaaatataattataattaattttaaaaataaataataatataaataaagtaaatatttctctctccttatatttatatttatattataatataaattgttaAAGATGAAATTAAAATCCCGTAATCCTATTAAGACAAAAAAAAGTTGTGAAAAAGACAAATAGACAGTGGACAGGTAGAGGTAACCTCCCTTGGCCTAACTACTTTTCCAACGTCCCTGCTTTCACTTTCCTCTCGCCATTTCAACACGCAGGCAGACCTTCCACCCTCTTCAAAATCGAAGCAAACAAAgaacccataacatccacaactATCCCTCACCCATTCTCGTTAAGCTTTTGTCTTAATATATGTCCGAGAGGAGTTTCCGCCGAAGATTCTCGGCGTCCGGTAGCCGGAAAAGCAGGCCCCCGCATCCTTCGCCTTCGCCCAGTACAAGGACCCCACCGCCTCGGCGATCTGTCAAGCAATCTAAACCCATAAAGATTTTGAAGCGCTGCTCCTCGGAGCCGATGCTCTGGAAGATTAGCGAGGGTGGTGGGATCAGTGAAAGTGAAGTTCAGCAACAGAGGAGTTTGTGGTCTGCAGATGAGAGTGGTGTTTTCCCGCGGCCTCATACTTATACGGATGTTTTTGCTTCCTCTCCTTCCTTGATGACCTTTTCTCCTCGGAGCTTTGAGGTAAGGTGTTTTGGGTTGGTTTTATTTTTGGGTGAAATTTGATCGATCTCTTGTTTTTTgttgaaaatttttaatattggatCAATCTAATTTCCTACTATGGTTATTTTGTTTTCAATGGATTTTTCTGTTTTATTTGATTTATGGTTGCTTCCTGCATTTCTGAAATCTGGAAAATCATGCCTCGTCATCTTGATTTTATGATTCTTGATTGCTGAACAATAGTAATTTAACCATAAAACATTGCCATATACTTCAATTGAATTGAATCTGCTATTTAGTGATTCAGGCTACTGGCTTGCATTTTAGGTAACCAAGAAATTGAATAACAAAAATGATTTGATTCATCTTGCTACGAAGGCATTGTTATAGACGTCTGATTCATGAGCGAAATTTGGAATGCAGGGTTACAAGAAAGACGCAAAGGTGGTGGTTAATGTAACAGTTGAAGGGAGTCCAGGACCAGTGAGGACCATGGTTAAATTGGGATCTAGTGTGGAGGACACAATAAAGCTTGTTGTAGACAAGTACGCTGAAGAAGGACGGACCCCTAAGCTTGATAAGGATGCAGCATCCTCATGTGAATTGCATCACTCCTACTTCAGCCTTCAAAGTAAGTTGAGATTTGGAGTTGCTGTATAATTAAGTTTTAAAGGTTTTTACTAATTATTCCTTGTCAATTAATTAACCATTACATTAATTAAGAGATAGTTGTTTCACTTATTTCACTAATTCTTAAGTTCACCCTGTTAATTTTGGATTGAGATGTCTTCCTTCGAAGAGAACTTTTCCCCCAATTATCTGGATTACCTAGAAGTTTCTTCAACTATTCAGACAAAATTGCAAACTTTTTAGGTGCTTCTGTTAGAGAAGTTGAACTTATGCAAATTACAATTTGAGAGATTCTTGCATTTTTAGCTATTGCTATGGATTTTTTTGTCTCGCTGCCAAACAAACTCTCCATGCCAAGTTGTTTTAGAAGTTCTGCATTTTGGAGAGGTTGTGTTTCTGCTACAGGGGAAATTCCATTGAAGTGGTTTCATCTCCTTATAAATTATTGCTCCCTGGGTGTTGTTTCTGTGTTTCAAACAATATTTGCCGTCATTATTAGAAGTTAGCTATTGCTCGTGGAATGGCAAAGCCTAAATGTCAAACTAGGCTTTTatcctttttatgctcatttcttGTTGGATACAATATATAACTTTATCATAATAAGGGTTTATCTTGCTGTTAATAGGTTTAGATAAATCAGAGCTGATCGGGGATATTGGTAATAGAAGCTTCTATCTCAGAAGAAGCAGCAGCAACCGTAGTAGTAATGGGCCGTCCTCTCCTTCCAATTTACACAATATTGTGGTGAGGGAAAACTCATCACCACCTATTACACCCCTTCCATTCTTTTTTTCATCTTTTGTTGCCcggaaatttggcaaaatcatGAGAAGATCGCGTAGAATTTGGAAGGTCTTGGTCTGCTGGCAATAATCAAAGATGCTACCAGTTTGAGAGTACAGCAACATATTATTTGCGGAACTCTTAAAACCTATTTCTTTCTATAATTTTTCACAAATTGCCTTGTTTAAC
Proteins encoded:
- the LOC110631789 gene encoding uncharacterized protein At4g22758, which encodes MSERSFRRRFSASGSRKSRPPHPSPSPSTRTPPPRRSVKQSKPIKILKRCSSEPMLWKISEGGGISESEVQQQRSLWSADESGVFPRPHTYTDVFASSPSLMTFSPRSFEGYKKDAKVVVNVTVEGSPGPVRTMVKLGSSVEDTIKLVVDKYAEEGRTPKLDKDAASSCELHHSYFSLQSLDKSELIGDIGNRSFYLRRSSSNRSSNGPSSPSNLHNIVVRENSSPPITPLPFFFSSFVARKFGKIMRRSRRIWKVLVCWQ
- the LOC110631786 gene encoding pentatricopeptide repeat-containing protein At4g22760, giving the protein MLVATVTALLNSCPTAKQAKQIHAQIIVCALNNLEPLLVRQILLSASTYSTTVAQYVLKILYHLHCPDAFSWGFTVRYFSQQAQFKEALSLYFQMFKQGLCPSTFAISSALRASARIVCRTEGILIHAQSFKYGFCGCVYVQTALVDLYSKLGDMNTALKVFDEMLVKNVVSWNSILSGYLKLGHLAEAQRVFNQIPRKDVVSWNSMLTGCAKSGDMDQACLLFEQMPERNYASWNAMISGYVDCGKIESAQKLFAEMPQRNNVSWITMIAGYSKFGFVESAWELFNQMPEKDLISFNAMISCFAQNNRPTEALKLFNEMLKADVNIQPDEMTLVSVVSACSQLGDVRYGSWIESYIKNFGIEFDDHLVTALINLYAKCGNIGKAYELFDGLKKKDVVAYSAMILACGINGKVYDAVNLFTAMVDAQIEPNLATFSGLLTAYNHAGLVEEGYQCFNSMMEHQLVPLLDHYAIMVDLLGRAGRLQEAYELIESMPMRPCAEVWGALLLACEVHSNVDFGEIAAKHCFELEPTTTGYYSLLANIYASVGRWDDARKLREVIKDKKLAKIPGRSWTEIT